From the Chlamydia ibidis 10-1398/6 genome, the window TATCCATAGTTATAGGGTGTTTTAAATGGATTTTTCTCGGCTGTGTTTTGGTTATGTCCCCAAACTTACATTTTCTAGTGTTAGAGATAGAGGTAGGGATAAAATACACTACATTCCGAATTCACAACATGTGGCTAAGAAGCTGATCTCAGGTTTGATTGCCTTGCTTGGTGTAAGTGCATTAGTCTGTAGCGTTCTGGCTGCTAGTATGTGTCATACGTTTATGCCAGCGATTGCTCTTCTAGTATTGGCAACTGTTTTGCTTGTTCTATCCTATCACCAATATTTAAAAGCATGGACTCGTTTAGAGATTCGTAATAGAACAACAGAAAAAATTGGTGCTCAACAGGTTTCTGAGTTGTCATATTTCTCATTTTTAAGATCATGGCGGATGATTGCCTTAGGTAAATATCGCTTGGGGAAAAATGTGCATGTTTATGAGGGCAATCGTGAGGAACTACGTGCTGTGTTAAAATCACGCGTTGCTGTAAAAAACGGTGTGGCGCTTGTTCAAGAAATTGATTGCGAGTGTCCAAGCAAGCTGTCTACTGATTATCAAGAGGTTTTTTGTCTGCCAGATGAGGTGTCTTGTCACGCGCAACATACCTTGCAAGAAGGCGGTGTAGACCAGATTACGGCAGTCTCTTGGGTGAATAAGGGCATAGATGTGAACCCCGAGGAACTTGTCTACATACCTATTTCAAGGATACGATCTAATACATGCTCCACTCCCAACAGTTTAGTTTCTTTGTATAAAGGACTATATTTTCAAGCGTTTTCTTTAGCTGTGAAGAAGATGACTACTTCATCTACAGTTCATTCCGAAGGAGCATGCCTGTTAGTTTCTCCAATTGGAATTTGGAGGGATATGTCTGCTGAAGATAAGCATAGTGCAAAGGTTGTTTCTAAATTAGCATTCCTTCAAGCTGTTGAAGAGTTTGCGCAACACACGTTAGCTTCTGAAGCAAAGGTAACTATTCTCTTTATGGATCCCTATAGTGTTGCGCCGTTACGTTCTATTGACATTAATCTTCTTTTCCCCAGCTTAGAAAGATTAAGATTTGAAGACTTGTCCCCCGAGTCTCTTGTTGAGCAAGGACAGGGTTGTTCAGAATATTTTTGTAAGAAGAAAGAATCACCTAGGAAGTGGTTAAGATATTCACGTTGCTTGTCTTAGTCTCCACTACAATCTTTTGTAATTTTTAGTGTTATCTTGGTTAGGATAGGATAGAGAAGTGTTTGGCAATGTGAAAAGCATTGCTAGCAATTAATTTGTCTAGGTTTGACGATATTATTTTCAGTTGCTATTTTGGTTCACTAGTGTCCCTTTTTAAAATCTTTCGTTAATTTAACAGATCGAGCTGCGCAATGAAGCACAATTTTAAACGTAATTTGGGTATTATCGTTTTCGTTTTTACTTTAGCCCTGTATTACGTTATCCCGACATGTCTGTACTATGGCCGGCCCCTAAGCAAGAAAATTGATCAGAAAGAAGCTGATCGCATTGTGCGTAATTTTATAAATCGTGTTGTTGATGTACGCGGTGAGACTGTGCCTAGAGTTTCTGCAATACTCTCTGCATTAAAGTTACGTGGACAAGTTATGTACAATTCTAATGTCCCAGGAGTAGTTGATGTTCATTTTAGGAATGAGGGTGATGCTCAGGTTTTCATAGAAAACCTTCTTTATGCTGAGTCTGGTATTCCTATGAAATCTTCGAGACTCTATGTTTTGGGACATCAGAAAGGAAAGACAAACGTTGTTCAGGTAACCGGAGCATTGATGACTTCGGTCACAGATCGAGATTTCTCTTTCTTATCGTATAGTGATCAAACATCCTCTGTTGTTACAAATACGTTAAAAGAAATTGCAGGAAGCCTTGTTTTAGGGAAGGAATCAGTATGCACATGCAATTTCCCTTCGCGCTGGGAGAATGCCCCTATAGAACATTATTTACGTGTCGCCAAAAGTTTTACTCTTGGTTATAAGGTATTTTCAAGCTCGGGTGTGCCGAATCTATTGCGCTATTTCTTTTCTTCTGAAAAGGATTTTTCAGCATTTTGTTCAGGACTTGATAATTTAGTAAAGAAGGGAGAGGGTCATTCTGAGGAACGTAAGTGTCTCGAGAACTTACAACAGCTCTTGAAACACACCTCCACAAAATGGCAAAAAGTAGTCATACCTCCAGTTGTTAATAATACCATTGACTGTTCCTGTATTTCACCTTTCTTCTCCGCTATTGAGTTTTCTCCAAAAGAAAGAAAGGCGTTTGTTAAGATTAATTCGAGAATTTCTTCCAGACGTTCTCTACTAACTTCTGAGGAGCTTTTAGATCTAGATAATTGGATAGCACAAGAAAAACAGCGCTTAGCTCGTAATTTTCACGCGACTCTTGAAAATTGTACGGAAGGGTTCAGTTTTTCTCTAGGAAATCAGGGATGTAGTGGCCGTATTATCTTACATGGAGATCGTATAATCCAGGAAATTATTGAGCATTTGACAACTTTAGCTCTGCATCGTCCTGAAGCCATTTCTTGTGATTTATTGAAAGAAAATTTCCCAATACATTGTCGAAAACCGAAAGAAAATGATTCCTTTGGTTGTTTTATTTTTTCTCCCAAAAAGAGCTGTCAGCATTTTTCCCGTGGTTCTATTTATGTGGTATGTAAGGGGTTGCGCTCCATCATTGCTAAATATGAGCACGCTAATCGCGAAGATAGCGTTGTATTTGAGCAAGATCTCCAAAATTTATATAACTGCTTCTCTCATACTGATGCTGTTGCATGGAGTTTAGGAGAAGACCAGGTTTTAGAAATACGTTCTCCTTTGCAGAGAATATTTGATGCTTTGGGGGAAGATTTTGTGGTTTCTAAAATTGATGCTTCTGCTTATTTGGAGGTCAATGATGTTCGTGATCGTTTAGAAACTTTAAATCGTATTGAAAAACAACGACAAAATGAACTTGTTCGTTGGCACGAACAGTATCGTCAGGCAACGTGTTCTATGGATCCCCAAGTACGTTTACGTGCGGCTGTGCCTGGTAAAAATGCATTAGTTGAAAATTTGAAGCTTAATCTTAGAAAATACGCTCGTGGTGATAATGTTTTAAGATTAGGTATTGATTTTGTCGGGGGTAAACAGATTCGTCTGGCTTTCAAGGATCATCAAGGCAGGCAGCTGACTGACAAAGATGATATTCTTCAAGTTTCGGATGAGCTGTATTCTCGTCTGAATAAGCTAGGTGTTGCTGAGGTTGAAATCCGTAGAGAGGGAGAAAATATTCAACTTAGTGTCCCTGGCTCGGCAAATGTATCTTCTCAAGATATTCTGGGAGTTTCTCAGATGACCTTCCATGTCGTTAATGAGAAATTTTCTTTATATGGCGCTTTGCGCTATGAAGTTCAAAGGTTCTTAGATTATGTTTGGTTTTCAGCACAACGTGATGGTGCAGTCACTCCTGAAAAAGTTAATGTATTAGCTGCCCAAATTTTTAATAATGATTTAAACACCCTTCCAGAGAGCGTTAGATCTGCTATTTTGAAGTTAAAGGAAGAAGGACTTGCCTTCTCTAAAGATCTAAGAGAATCACAATCATCCCTCTTAAATACCCATTATTCTATGTTAGCTATTGAAAGAGATGTCGGAGAGAAAATAAATCCATTGATGATCGTGTTCCGTAATTATGCTTTGACTGGGTCCTCGCTTAAGGATATTCGAGCAGATTTTATAAATTCTGAAGGCTATGTTCTCAATTTTTCTGTGAAACATACAAGCAATCATGAGGGCATTCCTTCTGAGAACTTCCATGCTTGGACATCAAAATACTGTCAGAGTGGTATAAGCGGGACAGAAAATAGTCAATATTCTCTAGGCCGTGGCTGGAGAATGGCGGTTATTTTGAACGGTTATGTGATAAGCGATCCTGTACTTAATGCTCCTTTAAAAGATCATGCTAGTGTTTCTGGGAGGTTCACACATAGCGAAGTGACTAA encodes:
- a CDS encoding protein translocase subunit SecDF, with amino-acid sequence MKHNFKRNLGIIVFVFTLALYYVIPTCLYYGRPLSKKIDQKEADRIVRNFINRVVDVRGETVPRVSAILSALKLRGQVMYNSNVPGVVDVHFRNEGDAQVFIENLLYAESGIPMKSSRLYVLGHQKGKTNVVQVTGALMTSVTDRDFSFLSYSDQTSSVVTNTLKEIAGSLVLGKESVCTCNFPSRWENAPIEHYLRVAKSFTLGYKVFSSSGVPNLLRYFFSSEKDFSAFCSGLDNLVKKGEGHSEERKCLENLQQLLKHTSTKWQKVVIPPVVNNTIDCSCISPFFSAIEFSPKERKAFVKINSRISSRRSLLTSEELLDLDNWIAQEKQRLARNFHATLENCTEGFSFSLGNQGCSGRIILHGDRIIQEIIEHLTTLALHRPEAISCDLLKENFPIHCRKPKENDSFGCFIFSPKKSCQHFSRGSIYVVCKGLRSIIAKYEHANREDSVVFEQDLQNLYNCFSHTDAVAWSLGEDQVLEIRSPLQRIFDALGEDFVVSKIDASAYLEVNDVRDRLETLNRIEKQRQNELVRWHEQYRQATCSMDPQVRLRAAVPGKNALVENLKLNLRKYARGDNVLRLGIDFVGGKQIRLAFKDHQGRQLTDKDDILQVSDELYSRLNKLGVAEVEIRREGENIQLSVPGSANVSSQDILGVSQMTFHVVNEKFSLYGALRYEVQRFLDYVWFSAQRDGAVTPEKVNVLAAQIFNNDLNTLPESVRSAILKLKEEGLAFSKDLRESQSSLLNTHYSMLAIERDVGEKINPLMIVFRNYALTGSSLKDIRADFINSEGYVLNFSVKHTSNHEGIPSENFHAWTSKYCQSGISGTENSQYSLGRGWRMAVILNGYVISDPVLNAPLKDHASVSGRFTHSEVTKLAADLKSGAMSFVPEILSEEVISPELGKQQRDQGVLSVFLGLLVLMVLMSVYYKFGGVIASGAVILNLLLIWASLQYLDAPLTLSGLAGIILAMGMAVDANVLVFERIREEYLLSQSLTQSVHAGYKKAFGAIFDSNLTTVLASLLLLLLDTGPIKGFALTLILGIFSSMFTALFMTKFFFVVWMNRTRETQLRMMNKFIGVKHDFLRECRRVWAISGSIIALGCVALGFGAWESVLGMDFKGGYALTLHVPEEKQINASQFRTQIGEKLKKHGLSTRDFRIKAYDASEKVKIYFSQNALHRVKSSCDKETTELEESGLSPVADLLSTSGISLSSKDLKDTQDLWLQVSGQFSQKMRRQAALALLGALVIILLYVSLRFEWRYAFSAICALIHDLVATCAVLVAMHFFLHKIQLDLQAVGALMTVLGYSLNNTLIIFDRIREDRRAKIFTPMAILINDSLQKTLGRTVMTTATTLSVLLILLFVGGGSIFNFAFIMTIGILLGTLSSLYIAPPLLLFMMRREEGN